The window ACTCCAAAGGACACATCTTCGTCTTCTCACGTGGAAACTCGACGGGACCAGCCTATGCCGCGACCGCTTCGCAGCTGCTGGAATTCGGATCGGACGGAAAATTCATCCGCGAGATCGGCCATAACTTATATGCGTGGTCATTCGCCCACACCGTAAAAGTCGATCGCTACGACAATATTTGGTGCACGGATAAAGGCTCCGACATGGTGATCAAGTTCAAACCCGACGGACGCGTCGACATGGTGTTCGGACGCAAGTTGGAAGCCTCGGACGAAGGCACCGGTCCGCTCAAGCATCCGAATCCGCCCTTGCCGGCCGAGAACGGACGCTTTCGCCAAGTTACCGACGTTGCATGGGATTCCGACGACAACGCATACATCAGCGACGGCTACATCAACTCGCGCGTTGCGAAGGTCGACAAGAACGGGAAGTGGCTCGCGTCGTGGGGCACGCCGGGAACCGGGCCAAGCCAATTCAGCACACCGCATAGCATCGCCGTCGATGCGCAGAATCGCGTCTACGTCGCCGATCGCGCCAACCGGCGCATTCAAGTCTTCAATACGAAGGGCGAGTTCATTCGGCAAATCCATATCGACGTTGCGTACGACCCGAACACGTACGTCGCGATCGGCGACCGCCCGGCGGGCAAAGGGCTCGAGACCGGGACGTTCTCGCCCGGCGCGCCGTGGACGGTCGCGATCTCGCCGGGACCAAAGCAGTATCTCTTCGCTTCAGATTCATATCCGGGGCGGATCTACAAGATGACCCTCGACGGCGAGGTGATCGGCGTCTTAGGCGAGTCCGGAAAGCGGCTCGGACAGTTCGGCTGGATTCACGAGATGGTAGCGGCGTCGGAGCACGAGCTTTACGTCTCCGAGATCCTGAACTGGCGCGTGCAAAAACTCGTCCTGCATCCGTCGTAAAGGTTTGACAGAGCAGCACGCCTGTGCTAAAACCCTTACTCATGACCCTCTCCATGTCGATGGCGATTACGATGTCGATGATTACGACTTGTCTGCGAGACGAGGCGGCATTCAGCGTACGCTGAGATCGGGAGAGACCGAAAAATTGCCGCCTCGCCTCTGTGCGAGGCGGTTTTGTTTTATGGGGTTGACGTGATGCTGGCTGCTCAGAAAATCAAGGATGTTCCAAATCTCGGTTTACGGACCGCCGGTATGACGATCGGTCTGCTCGGTTGCGGCGTGGTCGGCGGAGGCGTAGCTGCACGACTCCTAACGATGGAAACGCTGCTCGGAGTCCCGGTTCGGCTTGGCCGCGTGCTCGTGCGCGATCTGCACAAGGCGCGTCAACCTGAAGCCGTGATCCCGTTACTCACGACGGACCCGAATGACGTGATCGGCGATGAAAACGTGCACGTCGTTGTGGAAGCAATCGGCGGTGTCGAACCGGCGCGCTCGTTCGTTGAAACCGCTCTCCGCGCCGGCAAGCACGTCGTCACCTCGAACAAAGCGTTGATCGCAGCGCACGGCGCGGCGCTGTCGCTCATCGCCCAGCAAAATCATGCCGCACTGCGTTACGAGGCGTCGGTTGCCGGCGCGATTCCCGTCGTGCGAACGCTCAGCGAGATTCTCTCGGCCGAAGATGTCATCGAAATCGCCGGCGTGTTGAACGGTACGTCGAATTTCGTCGTCAACGCCATGCGCGACGGAAGTACGCTCGAAGATGCAATCCGGCGCGCGCAAGAAGCAGGTTATGCGGAGATCGATCCCAGCGATGATCTCGACGGTGTAGATGCCGCGCGCAAGCTCGCCGTCCTCGCACCGCTCGCATTTCGCTGCCGCATCAACGACGCGCAGATTCTGCGCACGTCGCTCCGCACGCTCAAGACCGAACATTTTGCCGATGCGCGCAAGCTTGGCGCGGCAATCGTGCCGCTGGCGCTGATTCGGCGCAGCGGCGAGCGCATCGAAGCAATGGTTTCGCCGGTGCTGGTGCCGGAGGATCACGAGTTCGGGCGCTTGCGCGGGCCCGAGAACGTGGTGCGCGTGCTAGGCACCCATTCCGGCACATTGCGATTTTCGGGTCACGGTGCGGGCCGCAGCGCTACGGCTTCGGCCGTGCTAGCCGATCTGGCCGAGATTGCGCGCCGTCGTGCTCGCTGGCAAGCGCAATCCGTCGCTCCGATCGACTTTCGTGAAACTACTCCGCGTGTGCCGGCGCTTTCGCGACAGGGCGATCTGCCCGTGTTCGAGTTCGAGGCCTAGCTCGAAGACTGAATCGCAAAACTGTACGTTTCGCCGAGTAGCATCGAAAACGGCGGACACCTGTAAACTGTGCTCTGATTTTGCACGCTCGCGGGACAAGTGACTACGAACCCTGTTTGGATCGTCGCGTTCGAACAATCGCCGAAACTGACGCACGTCTCGCCTCCACCGTAAATCTGCAACGATGTGCTTGACGATCCGTTCGGATACGAAAGCAACAGATCGCCCTTCATCGTAAGCGTTCCGTTTATGGGCTGCTGCGAAGAAGAAATGAAATAGACCGTCCAATACGCAATCGGAGCCGTCGTCGACGAACCCGACGTGGAGACTCCCGGCGTCGGCACACAATACGTCGCATTGAGCACAACCGACACGTTGCCCGGCATATTGCTTTGCGGGAACGAGACGGCTCCCGATGTCCCCTTACATGCCGGAAGTGGAACGTCCGTACCATTCGCCGACACGACCTGCGTGAGCGACTCCGCGCCCAACATTCCGATCGATAATTTGGGACCTGAAGCGTTACCACCGCATCCGGGCAGCAACAATGCAAGAACAATGCATATGCCGGCTCCCCTAGATAAGTGCATGGGCACCTCCGCAATTGCAGTTTACCAGCAAACGCCCAATATAACGCCTCTAGACTGTCGACACTTACGTGCGTGCGCGCACGGCGTAGGTCACCGTCAGCTGCGTGGTGAGCGTCACCATCGGTTGCGCGGACATGTCGAGCGCGCCGTTCTGAACGTTCTGCTGAACCGGGCACGCGCCGTATGTTGCTTCCGACGCGCTTAAGAGATCGCCGAGACCCACGCCCTCGTCGTGGGCGATCGCCTGGGCTCGGCGGTGCGCATCTGCTATCGCGGCAACTCGCGCTTGTTCTTCCGCAGCAGCGCAGTCTTGGAGCGCATAGCTTGCGCTTAAATTCTGAAACGCCAATCCGCTTACGTTCGCAACCGACGTCATTACATTCTGATACGTGGCTGCGAGCTGCGCAGCGGGAGCCGGGCGGGCCGACCCGTTGATCGTCAGCTCGATGGCTTGGTTTTGCGCATAGATCGGTCCGACGTCGCGCGAGAGCGTGTTCACATCAACGCCTGCCTTCGCGAATGCCTGCGTAACGGTATCGATCTGCGAGAGCAATGCATCCATTGAGGATGGACGCAAGCTGAATCGCGCCGTGAACCGAAGCACGTCAGGTCGCAATCGAATCGACGCCCGGCCGATTACGGTTATCCCGCCGGCCGATGAACTGCTCGGCACTGAAACGCCGGCTCTGACGATCTGCCCCGAGGCGCTTGCCGTCGAGGCCAACAACAGTAAGGAAGCCATGAGTAATAGGCGAGCTCTCATACTTTTTCTCCCGATGGGTAGTATAGTCAGTACGTCATGGAACCGCGGCACTTCGATCAGAAAGACGAGGACACGAACGAGGCCCCGTGGGGTCCCGAGCGTCGCGTCAAGAAGCAAGATTTCGTGAAACCTGGGCTTCGCGAAGCGATCGAACGCTATCGTCTAGCACGTGCGGCGCGGCACGGCCGAGGTACTCCTGACGAACCGTTGGGGGCAATCGAGCCGATAGAACCGATCCATCCCGTCCGCAGCATCCGAGAACGCGGCATCTGAGCCCGCTGCTCTCTGAAGAGCGCGCACTCGTCACGGGCGTCGCGTCCGGAATCGGACGCGGAATCGCGCGTGCGCTTCGTGCTGAAGGCGCACAGCTCGCCGTCGTCGACATCGACGCCGAGCGCGGCGGCAACGTCGCCTCCGAAATCGGGGCGACGTTCATTCAAGCCGATCTGTCGACAGATGCCGGCGCACGTGGCGCATTCGATGCTGCGATGAACGCGCTCGGAAGAATCTCGATCTTTGTCCATTCCGCCTCACCGCCGCGCCGCGAGTCACAAACGGTGCTGAACGTAACCTCCGATGAATGGGACGCGATGGTGAACATCAATTTGCGTTCCGGTTTCGCGCTCGGTCAGGCAATCGCAAAACAGATGATCACCGAACAAATCCGCGGCAAGATGTTGTTCGTGACGTCGCTCCACGCCGAATCACCGCGCAATCTCCCGCACTACAGTGCGGCCAAAGCCGGCGAGACGATGATCGTGAAAGAACTTGCGCGCGCGTTGGGCCCTCACGGCATTCGCGTCAACGCAATCGCACCCGGCGCTATTCCGGGCGGCGGATTTGCAGCCGACACCGCTGCGCTCGAAAAAATGATCGCACTCGGCCGCACCGGTACGCCCGAGGATATCGCTTCAATGGCAGTTGCGTTACTGTCGGATCGTTTTAGCGCGTATGTTACCGGCACGACCGTCGTCGTCGATGGCGGCCTTGCGCTCTACAACTGGATTCCCGCGCCGAGAACTTAGGCTCCGTTGCGCTCCGGCCATTGCGGCGGGCGCTTTTCAACGAAGGCGCACATGCCTTCTTGGGCGTCGGCGGCGAGCGCATTCATACTCATGACTTCTTTCGCGTAGGCGTAGGCTTTGGGTTGATCGAGATCGATCTGCGCGTAGAACGCCGCTTTGCCGAGTCCGATCACGAACTTGCTGGCCTCGGCAACTTTGCGCGCGAGTGCGAGCGCCTCATCATGAAGCTTATCTTTCGGCACGGCACGATTGATGAGGCCCCACTCAGCAGCCGTCTTCGCATCGACGAACTCGCCGGTGACGAGCATTTCCATTGCACGCTTGCGTCCGATTGCGCGCGTGAGCGCGACCATCGGCGTCGTGCAAAAGAGTCCGATCTTCACGCCCGGCGTCGCAAACTTTGAATCGTCGGAAGCAATCGCCAAATCGCAGCTGGCGACGAACTGACATCCCGCCGCCGTCGCGATCCCGGAAACTTCCGCGATGACGGGTTGCGGGATCTGCTGGATCTTCTGCATCAGATCGCTGCACACGTCGAAGATCTCGCGATAGGCGCTGACGTCGCGGCCGATCATCTCGCGAATATCGTGACCGGCGCTAAACACCGGCCCTTCGTGCCGCACCAGAACGGCGGCAATCGAATGGTCTCGCCCGATGGCGTCGAGCTCGGCGATCAACGTCCGCATCACCTCGAGTGAAAGCGCGTTGCGCTTCTCGGGACGATCCAGCGTAATTTCGGCGATTCCGTCCTCCACGACGGTGCGGCGTACGAACGTGCGAGCGTCGGCGATCATGTCAGCCCTCCGCTGCTACTATACACCAAGATCGGGCGCTCGATCCAATACGTGATGGCGCTTGCGACGAGGAGCCCCGCGACGATCGAGAGCACAAATGCCGTCGCCGGCGCGAGCCCCGCATTGTGCAGCCAGACTGCGATCTCGAGGTTCCAGAGATATAAGTTGTAGGAAATCACCGAGAGAAATACCAGCACCGGCGTCGCGATCGTGGCTCGCCACATCTTGCCCGAGAACGCAGTCGACACCGCGATTGCAATGCACAGCGGCCCGATCAGGATCCGGTGCTCGTTAACCCACGCGTAGGTCGCATCGATACCGGAACTTTGATCGATCGCGCTGACCTTGGCGAGCCCGGCGATCGCGATCCCGACGAGTACGACGGAGATCGCGGTAAGCGTCGAGCGATTCAGCTTGGCATCAACGCGCCGCACGACGACGAACGCATACGCAGCGAACATACCCGCGCCGAAGATGTCGATGTACGCCGGCAATTGATTGAAGGCCCAGAACGTGGTGTCCATGTGCGTCGCCGTCAACGCGCCGCGAAAGCACTCCGCGACAATCGCCATGACGCCGTACGTCAAGAGCGGCCGCTTTCGGAACGGAATACAGATCAGCGGGAAAAGGAAATAGAATTGCACCTCGACGCCGATCGTCCACAGCGGACCGCTGATCGCACCGAACGTGTCGGGATCGAACGTGTGCAAGAACGTCAGATGGCTGAGCAGCGCGACAAGCGCGTCGGGCGTCGAGGCGAAGCGATCGCGATAGACGATCGTGAAAATGAACAGAGCGAACAAATAGGACGGCAGAATCTTCGCCGCGCGCCGCAAGAAAAATCGGCGCGTCGTCGGCATCGGCTTTTCTTCGCTCAGGGCCCTGGCATAGGGATAAAACAAACAGAAACCGCTGATGAAAAAGAATAGATCGACGCCTA of the Candidatus Baltobacteraceae bacterium genome contains:
- a CDS encoding SIMPL domain-containing protein (The SIMPL domain is named for its presence in mouse protein SIMPL (signalling molecule that associates with mouse pelle-like kinase). Bacterial member BP26, from Brucella, was shown to assemble into a channel-like structure, while YggE from E. coli has been associated with resistance to oxidative stress.), with translation MRARLLLMASLLLLASTASASGQIVRAGVSVPSSSSAGGITVIGRASIRLRPDVLRFTARFSLRPSSMDALLSQIDTVTQAFAKAGVDVNTLSRDVGPIYAQNQAIELTINGSARPAPAAQLAATYQNVMTSVANVSGLAFQNLSASYALQDCAAAEEQARVAAIADAHRRAQAIAHDEGVGLGDLLSASEATYGACPVQQNVQNGALDMSAQPMVTLTTQLTVTYAVRART
- a CDS encoding enoyl-CoA hydratase — protein: MIADARTFVRRTVVEDGIAEITLDRPEKRNALSLEVMRTLIAELDAIGRDHSIAAVLVRHEGPVFSAGHDIREMIGRDVSAYREIFDVCSDLMQKIQQIPQPVIAEVSGIATAAGCQFVASCDLAIASDDSKFATPGVKIGLFCTTPMVALTRAIGRKRAMEMLVTGEFVDAKTAAEWGLINRAVPKDKLHDEALALARKVAEASKFVIGLGKAAFYAQIDLDQPKAYAYAKEVMSMNALAADAQEGMCAFVEKRPPQWPERNGA
- a CDS encoding SDR family oxidoreductase, encoding MLSEERALVTGVASGIGRGIARALRAEGAQLAVVDIDAERGGNVASEIGATFIQADLSTDAGARGAFDAAMNALGRISIFVHSASPPRRESQTVLNVTSDEWDAMVNINLRSGFALGQAIAKQMITEQIRGKMLFVTSLHAESPRNLPHYSAAKAGETMIVKELARALGPHGIRVNAIAPGAIPGGGFAADTAALEKMIALGRTGTPEDIASMAVALLSDRFSAYVTGTTVVVDGGLALYNWIPAPRT
- a CDS encoding acyltransferase, translated to MPGPGERLQILDGLRGLAIALVVWYHVWLVSGLSAGAINFIAEAGFLGVDLFFFISGFCLFYPYARALSEEKPMPTTRRFFLRRAAKILPSYLFALFIFTIVYRDRFASTPDALVALLSHLTFLHTFDPDTFGAISGPLWTIGVEVQFYFLFPLICIPFRKRPLLTYGVMAIVAECFRGALTATHMDTTFWAFNQLPAYIDIFGAGMFAAYAFVVVRRVDAKLNRSTLTAISVVLVGIAIAGLAKVSAIDQSSGIDATYAWVNEHRILIGPLCIAIAVSTAFSGKMWRATIATPVLVFLSVISYNLYLWNLEIAVWLHNAGLAPATAFVLSIVAGLLVASAITYWIERPILVYSSSGGLT
- a CDS encoding peptidyl-alpha-hydroxyglycine alpha-amidating lyase family protein — translated: MFGAAAMGCCGHLVAAGQAALAQSAPMPLLRKVPTIRYESVPNLLTLPDDLYLGECPGVALNSKGHIFVFSRGNSTGPAYAATASQLLEFGSDGKFIREIGHNLYAWSFAHTVKVDRYDNIWCTDKGSDMVIKFKPDGRVDMVFGRKLEASDEGTGPLKHPNPPLPAENGRFRQVTDVAWDSDDNAYISDGYINSRVAKVDKNGKWLASWGTPGTGPSQFSTPHSIAVDAQNRVYVADRANRRIQVFNTKGEFIRQIHIDVAYDPNTYVAIGDRPAGKGLETGTFSPGAPWTVAISPGPKQYLFASDSYPGRIYKMTLDGEVIGVLGESGKRLGQFGWIHEMVAASEHELYVSEILNWRVQKLVLHPS
- a CDS encoding homoserine dehydrogenase; this translates as MFYGVDVMLAAQKIKDVPNLGLRTAGMTIGLLGCGVVGGGVAARLLTMETLLGVPVRLGRVLVRDLHKARQPEAVIPLLTTDPNDVIGDENVHVVVEAIGGVEPARSFVETALRAGKHVVTSNKALIAAHGAALSLIAQQNHAALRYEASVAGAIPVVRTLSEILSAEDVIEIAGVLNGTSNFVVNAMRDGSTLEDAIRRAQEAGYAEIDPSDDLDGVDAARKLAVLAPLAFRCRINDAQILRTSLRTLKTEHFADARKLGAAIVPLALIRRSGERIEAMVSPVLVPEDHEFGRLRGPENVVRVLGTHSGTLRFSGHGAGRSATASAVLADLAEIARRRARWQAQSVAPIDFRETTPRVPALSRQGDLPVFEFEA